A genomic segment from Pseudomonas sp. M30-35 encodes:
- the sfsA gene encoding DNA/RNA nuclease SfsA — MQFDPPLEEGRLLRRYKRFLADIETSSGELLTIHCANTGSMLNCMSEGARVWFSRSNDPKRKLPGSWEIGETPHGRLACINTGRANALVEEALNAGVISELNGFTALKREVPYGQERSRIDFRLEYPSGFAFVEVKSVTLGFADTDVAAFPDARTERGAKHLRELAALARDGVRAVQLYCVNLSGVTAVRAASEIDPAYAAALLEAKQAGVEVLAYGVDISPAGIRVARRLALML, encoded by the coding sequence ATGCAGTTTGATCCACCACTGGAAGAAGGACGCTTGCTACGCCGCTATAAGCGCTTTTTAGCGGATATTGAAACCAGCAGCGGCGAATTGTTGACGATCCACTGTGCCAACACCGGCTCAATGCTTAATTGCATGAGTGAGGGCGCGCGGGTCTGGTTTAGCCGTTCCAATGACCCGAAGCGCAAGTTGCCGGGCAGTTGGGAAATAGGCGAGACCCCGCATGGGCGCCTGGCCTGCATCAACACTGGGCGAGCGAATGCCTTGGTTGAAGAAGCGCTTAATGCTGGGGTGATCAGCGAGCTGAACGGCTTTACTGCACTCAAGCGCGAAGTGCCTTACGGGCAGGAGCGCAGTCGGATTGATTTTCGGCTTGAATACCCTTCAGGCTTTGCCTTTGTCGAAGTCAAAAGCGTCACCTTGGGCTTTGCCGATACTGATGTCGCGGCATTCCCCGATGCGCGTACCGAGCGCGGTGCCAAGCACCTGCGCGAATTGGCGGCTCTGGCCAGAGACGGCGTGCGCGCCGTGCAGCTTTATTGCGTGAACCTGTCTGGGGTCACGGCGGTGCGCGCGGCCAGTGAGATTGATCCGGCTTATGCTGCGGCCTTGCTTGAGGCCAAACAGGCAGGCGTTGAAGTATTGGCCTACGGTGTGGATATCAGCCCTGCTGGAATTCGTGTCGCGCGACGCTTGGCCCTGATGCTTTAA
- a CDS encoding Rieske (2Fe-2S) protein, with translation MIYLCASEALAESQSLGFEVAERKLLIVRKDARVFAYHNSCPHRGVPLEWQPNQFLDSSASLIQCATHGALFLIDSGECVAGPCAGQFLDALDCKEDAQGIWVDITA, from the coding sequence ATGATATATCTATGCGCCAGCGAGGCGCTTGCAGAAAGCCAGAGCCTGGGCTTTGAAGTCGCCGAGCGAAAGTTGCTGATCGTGCGTAAAGACGCTCGGGTATTTGCCTACCACAACAGTTGCCCACATCGCGGCGTCCCACTGGAATGGCAGCCCAACCAATTTCTCGACAGCAGCGCCAGCTTGATCCAATGCGCCACCCACGGTGCCTTGTTCCTTATCGACTCTGGCGAGTGCGTCGCCGGGCCATGCGCAGGTCAATTTCTGGATGCCCTGGACTGCAAGGAAGACGCTCAGGGAATCTGGGTCGACATCACCGCATAG
- a CDS encoding TonB-dependent hemoglobin/transferrin/lactoferrin family receptor codes for MFANAPFPLRSYLALMLLSPSLSLAATEPAQLADTEVTGAPIQTPLPTTTRTDAEELDKRFIRSFDDLGRRSEPGVNFNRSNESINIRGLDRDRVLTTIDGIRVPWMTDGARSQGPTGGAQGGLDAIDFNSLSAVDIVRGANSSQAGSGALGGAVQLFTLNPDDLLREGKYFATLVKSDYDSADNSWGLNAALAGRYNNTKWLLQAGKRQGDELETSGNDNLLGTQRTEANPADVDRHNTLFKLQQGFDGGHQLGFTAEYFKRENDIDTRTGQGTTYLAGENSTQEDTKRQRLSLDYDFKAEDSEGWFDRAHAITYWQKIEREDDQDAVRALDSRAGIPDFVFQMFGVPENPYKYPSGVFQRNNRIEKNLYGFTGEVGKKQQLAGLDHDFSLGGELYWIETQQASKGQDNCPANLITPSPGSPVYMGPSTCDFLHTNQADSPEAKGRQWAVYAADEISFADGVFKLTPGLRYDAYKVEPDAGGDYANNVNPNNNASLTDSDDSKLSASLLATWQVAEQALLYAQWAQGFKAPDATELYMNYGASGTYLRVGNPDLKPEESNGYEVGGQFGNRQLGGSLSLFDNHYKNFIDEGVTLDSQQIAELGLDATDYPFGVTRTENRDKVRIYGAEATAHWGFAQDWKLWGAVAWARGKDRKTDQYLNSVAPLTSTIGLSYEHERFGSDLMLTAASARDKVETDADFKAPGYGVVDMTAYWLPGALDGVKLQAGVFNILDKKYWNALNVPDGALVQPDDYYSEVGRSVRVSASWQY; via the coding sequence ATGTTTGCCAATGCCCCCTTCCCCTTGCGCTCATACCTCGCGCTCATGTTGCTCAGCCCGTCCTTGAGCCTTGCGGCAACGGAACCGGCTCAACTCGCCGACACGGAAGTCACCGGAGCGCCAATCCAGACACCGTTGCCGACCACAACCCGCACCGATGCTGAAGAGTTAGACAAGCGCTTCATCCGTAGCTTTGATGACCTTGGGCGGCGTTCGGAACCCGGGGTAAATTTCAATCGCAGCAATGAAAGCATCAATATTCGTGGGCTTGATCGTGACCGCGTGTTGACGACCATCGACGGTATTCGCGTGCCTTGGATGACCGATGGTGCAAGGAGTCAGGGGCCAACCGGCGGTGCTCAAGGCGGCTTGGATGCAATTGATTTCAACAGTCTGTCGGCGGTGGATATCGTTCGGGGCGCGAACTCCAGCCAGGCGGGTTCCGGGGCACTCGGCGGTGCGGTGCAGTTATTCACCCTCAATCCGGATGACCTGCTGCGCGAAGGCAAGTATTTTGCCACGCTGGTCAAATCTGATTACGACAGTGCAGATAACAGTTGGGGGCTCAATGCTGCACTGGCTGGACGTTACAACAACACCAAGTGGTTGTTGCAAGCGGGGAAACGCCAAGGTGATGAACTCGAAACATCGGGCAATGACAATCTCCTGGGCACGCAGCGTACCGAAGCCAACCCTGCAGATGTCGACCGCCACAACACCCTGTTCAAGTTGCAACAAGGCTTCGACGGTGGGCACCAGCTAGGGTTTACCGCCGAATATTTCAAACGCGAAAATGACATCGACACTCGCACAGGCCAAGGCACTACGTACCTCGCTGGCGAAAACAGCACCCAGGAAGACACTAAACGCCAACGACTATCGCTCGACTATGACTTCAAAGCAGAAGATAGCGAAGGCTGGTTCGATCGCGCGCATGCGATCACCTACTGGCAAAAAATCGAGCGCGAAGATGATCAAGACGCCGTGCGTGCACTCGACTCACGCGCAGGTATTCCGGACTTTGTATTCCAGATGTTTGGCGTGCCGGAAAACCCGTACAAATACCCAAGCGGAGTTTTCCAGCGCAATAACCGTATCGAAAAAAACCTTTACGGCTTCACCGGCGAGGTCGGCAAAAAGCAGCAACTGGCAGGCTTGGACCACGATTTCAGTTTGGGCGGTGAGTTGTACTGGATCGAGACCCAGCAAGCCTCAAAAGGTCAGGACAATTGCCCCGCGAACCTGATTACACCCTCGCCAGGCTCACCCGTTTACATGGGCCCAAGCACTTGCGACTTCCTGCACACCAATCAAGCCGACAGCCCTGAAGCCAAAGGCCGCCAATGGGCTGTGTACGCCGCAGACGAAATCAGCTTTGCTGACGGCGTATTCAAACTGACTCCCGGCCTGCGCTACGACGCGTATAAAGTTGAACCCGATGCAGGCGGCGACTACGCCAACAACGTTAACCCCAACAACAATGCCTCACTCACTGACAGCGACGACAGCAAACTGTCCGCAAGCTTGTTGGCAACCTGGCAAGTAGCCGAGCAAGCACTGCTTTACGCACAATGGGCACAAGGCTTTAAAGCACCTGACGCAACTGAGTTGTACATGAACTACGGCGCCTCAGGCACTTACCTGCGCGTCGGCAACCCGGATCTCAAGCCAGAAGAAAGTAACGGTTATGAGGTCGGCGGGCAGTTTGGCAACCGCCAATTAGGCGGCTCGCTGAGCCTGTTCGACAATCACTACAAGAACTTCATTGATGAAGGCGTCACCCTCGACAGCCAGCAAATCGCCGAACTCGGACTCGATGCTACGGATTATCCATTCGGGGTAACGCGCACTGAAAACCGCGACAAAGTCCGCATCTACGGCGCCGAAGCGACCGCTCACTGGGGCTTTGCCCAAGACTGGAAACTTTGGGGTGCTGTGGCCTGGGCACGTGGTAAAGATCGCAAGACCGATCAATACCTGAACTCGGTAGCGCCACTGACCAGCACAATTGGCCTGAGCTACGAGCATGAGCGTTTTGGCAGTGACTTGATGCTGACCGCCGCCAGCGCTCGGGACAAGGTCGAAACAGACGCCGACTTTAAAGCCCCCGGCTACGGTGTAGTCGACATGACCGCTTACTGGCTGCCTGGGGCATTGGATGGGGTCAAGCTGCAAGCAGGCGTCTTCAACATCCTCGACAAGAAGTACTGGAATGCGTTGAACGTTCCGGATGGTGCGCTCGTCCAGCCTGACGATTACTACAGCGAAGTCGGGCGTAGTGTGCGGGTGTCAGCCTCTTGGCAGTACTAA
- a CDS encoding hemin-degrading factor — protein sequence MSNLNPVQASDLYQKWQQLRGAQSRLRARDAAVHLSVSEAELVASRLAVDTVRLRPEWEALLPALGELGYVMALTRNEHCVHERKGIYRDVTVSAGGKMGLVVSADIDLRLFLGGWGSVFAISEQTDKGIQRSIQVFDHQGMAVHKVFLTDTSDLAAWEPLVERFRAPQQSTELQLQAPPERQAVKPDSEINQHTLRQGWSELKDTHHFFALLKKHGAGRTQALRLAGKEWAEPLDPSELTRAMEQAGERDIAIMVFVGNRHCIQIHTGPVRKLRWMDTWFNVLDPEFNLHLKTPGITELWRVRKPSNDGVITSLEAFDADGELVIQLFGARKPGIPELRTWRELVESLPVVAP from the coding sequence ATGAGCAATCTCAATCCGGTGCAAGCCAGTGATCTGTACCAAAAGTGGCAGCAACTCCGCGGTGCTCAGTCACGGCTACGCGCGCGTGATGCTGCGGTGCATTTGAGCGTTAGCGAGGCCGAACTGGTTGCCAGTCGGCTCGCGGTAGATACCGTGCGTTTACGGCCTGAGTGGGAAGCGTTGCTTCCTGCGCTGGGCGAGTTGGGCTACGTGATGGCGTTGACTCGCAACGAGCATTGCGTGCATGAGCGCAAGGGTATTTATCGCGACGTTACCGTGAGTGCTGGCGGGAAAATGGGCTTGGTGGTCTCGGCAGATATTGACCTGCGTTTGTTTCTTGGCGGTTGGGGCAGTGTATTTGCCATCAGCGAGCAAACCGACAAGGGCATTCAGCGCAGTATTCAGGTGTTCGATCATCAAGGCATGGCCGTGCACAAGGTATTCTTGACGGATACCAGTGATTTAGCGGCCTGGGAGCCATTGGTTGAGCGGTTCCGTGCTCCACAGCAATCTACCGAGTTGCAACTGCAAGCGCCTCCAGAGCGTCAGGCGGTTAAGCCCGACAGCGAGATAAACCAGCATACGTTGCGCCAAGGCTGGTCTGAACTCAAAGACACCCATCACTTTTTTGCCTTGCTGAAAAAGCACGGTGCGGGGCGTACTCAAGCGCTGCGTCTTGCCGGTAAGGAGTGGGCCGAACCCTTGGACCCGTCTGAGTTGACCCGCGCCATGGAGCAGGCGGGGGAGCGGGACATCGCTATTATGGTGTTCGTCGGCAATCGTCACTGTATCCAGATTCATACGGGCCCGGTGCGCAAGCTGCGTTGGATGGACACATGGTTCAATGTGCTCGATCCAGAATTCAATCTGCACCTGAAAACCCCGGGCATCACTGAGCTGTGGCGGGTACGTAAACCGAGTAATGACGGCGTTATCACCAGTCTTGAGGCGTTTGATGCTGATGGCGAATTGGTGATCCAACTCTTTGGTGCGCGCAAGCCTGGTATTCCAGAACTCAGAACATGGCGCGAGCTGGTCGAGTCGCTGCCGGTAGTAGCGCCGTAG
- a CDS encoding hemin ABC transporter substrate-binding protein — translation MGIGGFIVSIAAGLMFWTIAQAEPLPQRWVSAGGSISEWVVELGGESKLVGVDTTSQHPAALRELPSIGYQRQLAAEGILALRPDVMLGSDEMGPPPVLSQLQAAGVNIERLSVSPQLSALHASLQRIGQLLGDPPRATQVFDAYEQRLQHQQQWVERAQVNQAAPKVLLLLGHTGGSPMAGGVETSADWLIKQAGGVNLASHSGYKALSSEALIGLDPQVIVIADRSLEGESAKQALLEQNPALAATRAAREGRLISLDPTLLVGGLGPRLLDGLAALSAAFYPESQPLTADAKLMP, via the coding sequence ATGGGGATTGGCGGATTTATTGTAAGCATCGCGGCGGGTTTGATGTTCTGGACCATCGCCCAGGCCGAACCGCTGCCGCAGCGCTGGGTCAGTGCGGGTGGCTCCATTAGTGAGTGGGTGGTCGAGCTGGGTGGCGAGTCAAAACTGGTCGGCGTCGACACCACCAGCCAGCATCCCGCTGCGCTGCGTGAGTTGCCCAGTATTGGTTATCAGCGTCAGCTTGCCGCCGAAGGCATTCTCGCGCTGCGGCCTGATGTTATGCTCGGCAGCGATGAAATGGGACCCCCGCCAGTGCTAAGCCAATTGCAGGCAGCGGGGGTCAATATTGAGCGTTTGTCGGTCAGCCCGCAGCTATCCGCATTGCACGCGAGCTTGCAGCGCATTGGTCAATTGCTGGGTGATCCGCCGCGTGCCACGCAGGTGTTTGACGCCTATGAACAGCGCTTGCAGCATCAGCAGCAATGGGTTGAGCGCGCACAGGTAAATCAAGCGGCGCCGAAAGTTTTATTGTTGCTGGGGCATACAGGTGGCAGCCCCATGGCTGGCGGGGTGGAAACTTCGGCAGACTGGTTGATCAAGCAAGCGGGTGGTGTGAATCTGGCGAGTCACAGCGGTTATAAGGCGTTATCGAGTGAGGCGCTGATCGGGCTTGATCCGCAGGTGATCGTGATCGCTGATCGCAGCCTTGAGGGCGAATCAGCCAAACAAGCATTGCTTGAACAAAACCCGGCACTGGCGGCGACTCGGGCCGCTCGTGAGGGGCGCCTGATTAGCCTTGACCCAACGTTGTTGGTGGGTGGTTTGGGGCCGCGTTTACTTGATGGACTGGCGGCCTTGTCCGCAGCCTTTTATCCTGAGAGCCAACCTTTGACCGCTGACGCCAAGTTGATGCCATGA
- a CDS encoding iron ABC transporter permease — MNLVVQPRSLLIALGVLLVCAFGLSLALGPVSLSLADTAKALLHLLGLPVTGAEQAQLIIERIRMPRSLLGAAVGAVLALCGVAMQGLFRNPLADPGLVGVSSGAALGAAVAIVGGAMFGGIPAAISPYLLSVCAFAGGLVVTAVVYRLGRRDGVTNVGTMLLAGIALTALAGAAIGLFTYLADDATLRTLTFWNLGSLNGASYPRLWPLLLVTVAVGLWLPRRASALNALLLGESEARHLGIDVERVKRELVFCTALGVGAAVAAAGMIGFIGLVVPHVVRLLAGPDHRLLLPASALAGASLLLFADLFARLLLAPAELPIGIVTALIGAPFFLYLLVRGRA, encoded by the coding sequence ATGAATTTAGTTGTCCAACCACGCTCACTGCTGATTGCACTGGGTGTGTTGCTGGTGTGTGCATTCGGCTTGTCTTTGGCATTGGGGCCGGTGAGCCTGTCCCTCGCTGATACTGCGAAGGCGTTACTTCATCTGCTGGGTTTGCCTGTGACGGGTGCTGAGCAAGCGCAATTAATCATTGAGCGAATCCGCATGCCGCGCAGCCTGTTAGGTGCTGCAGTTGGCGCCGTATTGGCGCTGTGCGGGGTGGCGATGCAAGGTCTGTTTCGCAATCCACTGGCTGATCCCGGCTTGGTCGGTGTGTCGAGCGGCGCGGCTTTAGGCGCAGCGGTGGCGATTGTCGGCGGGGCGATGTTCGGCGGAATACCTGCGGCGATTTCCCCCTATCTATTGTCGGTTTGTGCATTTGCTGGCGGCTTGGTGGTAACGGCGGTGGTGTATCGGCTAGGTCGCCGCGACGGTGTCACCAATGTCGGCACCATGTTGTTGGCGGGTATCGCCTTGACCGCACTGGCGGGTGCTGCAATTGGCTTGTTCACCTACTTGGCGGATGATGCAACCTTGCGCACCCTGACATTCTGGAACCTTGGCAGCCTGAATGGCGCCAGTTACCCACGACTCTGGCCATTGCTGCTGGTCACCGTTGCTGTAGGTTTATGGTTGCCGCGTCGGGCCAGCGCCTTAAATGCACTATTGCTTGGCGAGTCTGAGGCGCGGCATTTAGGTATTGATGTCGAGCGGGTCAAGCGTGAGTTGGTGTTCTGCACCGCGCTGGGTGTTGGTGCTGCCGTTGCGGCTGCGGGGATGATTGGTTTTATTGGCTTGGTCGTCCCACACGTCGTTCGGTTGCTGGCAGGGCCGGACCATCGTTTGTTGCTGCCAGCTTCGGCGTTGGCGGGGGCTAGCTTGTTGCTCTTCGCTGATCTGTTCGCGCGCTTGTTGCTGGCGCCTGCCGAACTGCCTATCGGTATTGTTACCGCGTTGATCGGTGCGCCGTTCTTTCTCTATTTATTGGTACGAGGGCGCGCCTGA
- a CDS encoding heme ABC transporter ATP-binding protein, protein MLRAENIAVKRGPCTVLSGITLQLQPGQVLGVLGPNGAGKSTLLGALSGELETADGEVYLDQQRLADWSGTERAQRLAVLPQSSTLNFGFLVEEVVAMGRLPHASGAACDADIIKHALTAADAMHLAGRSYLALSGGERQRVHLARVLAQLWPGSEGQTLLLDEPTSMLDPLHQHTTLQATRTFAEGGAAVMVILHDLNLAARYCDQLLLLDRGKACLLGSPAEVLHAEPLREVFGLEVLIQQHPERGHPLVIAR, encoded by the coding sequence ATGTTGCGAGCCGAAAATATAGCGGTCAAACGTGGCCCTTGCACCGTGTTATCCGGGATTACCTTGCAGCTGCAACCGGGCCAGGTGCTGGGTGTGTTGGGGCCCAATGGCGCGGGCAAAAGCACTTTGCTCGGTGCTTTAAGTGGTGAGCTTGAAACCGCCGACGGTGAGGTTTACCTCGATCAACAGCGCTTAGCGGATTGGTCCGGCACTGAGCGTGCACAGCGTTTAGCCGTGCTGCCGCAAAGCTCGACGCTGAACTTTGGCTTTCTAGTTGAAGAGGTCGTGGCGATGGGCCGTTTGCCGCACGCCAGTGGTGCCGCGTGTGACGCTGACATTATCAAACACGCCTTGACCGCTGCGGATGCTATGCACTTGGCGGGTCGCAGCTATTTGGCGTTGTCCGGCGGTGAACGTCAGCGTGTGCATTTGGCGCGTGTGCTGGCGCAATTATGGCCGGGCAGCGAAGGGCAAACCCTGTTGCTGGATGAACCCACCTCGATGTTGGATCCACTCCATCAACACACCACATTACAGGCCACTCGCACCTTTGCTGAGGGCGGCGCGGCGGTGATGGTGATTTTGCATGACCTTAATCTGGCTGCGCGTTATTGCGATCAGTTGCTACTGCTTGATCGCGGGAAGGCCTGTTTGCTCGGCAGTCCGGCAGAGGTGCTCCACGCTGAGCCGCTGCGTGAGGTGTTTGGTCTTGAGGTGTTGATTCAGCAACATCCTGAGCGGGGGCATCCGCTGGTAATTGCACGATAA
- a CDS encoding ChaN family lipoprotein, which yields MRQAIFLLLVLLAGCQAALPTLPEWQSPQGRDASNLGLIEDLRSGEILTPAELVERLSAANQVLVGEQHDNPDHHALELWLLRAMASQREQGSVLLEMLTSSQQSAVDHAQKALRAGQPVADLTQQLDWQEGWDWSMYGPIVRYALAQPASVLSANLDRTDMMQIYRKQPALNGPASTSKAVREPLLEQIRESHCGLLPDSQMPAMLAVQQQRDRRMAERLQQAKKPAVLLAGAFHVRRDVGVPVHLRDLGNTVTNAVLILSEVGKPVSAEQADYVWYTAAVEDKDYCAEMRKR from the coding sequence ATGCGCCAAGCAATATTTCTACTTCTGGTTCTGCTGGCGGGGTGTCAGGCTGCATTGCCGACGCTGCCTGAATGGCAAAGCCCACAAGGGCGAGATGCTAGCAACCTTGGCCTGATCGAGGATTTGCGCAGCGGCGAAATACTGACTCCTGCTGAGTTGGTCGAACGATTGTCTGCTGCAAACCAAGTGCTGGTGGGCGAGCAGCACGATAATCCCGATCATCATGCTTTAGAGCTGTGGTTATTGCGGGCAATGGCCAGTCAGCGTGAGCAGGGTAGCGTACTGTTGGAAATGCTCACTAGCAGCCAGCAAAGCGCAGTCGATCACGCACAAAAGGCCTTGCGGGCAGGCCAGCCAGTTGCAGACTTAACTCAGCAACTGGACTGGCAAGAGGGGTGGGATTGGTCGATGTATGGGCCGATTGTGCGTTATGCGCTAGCGCAGCCGGCGAGTGTGCTTTCGGCGAATCTTGATCGCACGGATATGATGCAGATCTACCGCAAACAGCCTGCTCTGAATGGGCCTGCATCAACCTCTAAGGCCGTGCGTGAACCTTTGCTTGAGCAAATCCGTGAATCGCATTGCGGCTTGCTTCCCGACAGCCAAATGCCAGCCATGCTGGCGGTACAGCAGCAGCGTGACCGGCGCATGGCTGAGCGCTTGCAACAGGCGAAGAAACCTGCGGTATTGCTGGCGGGAGCCTTTCACGTGCGCCGCGACGTAGGCGTGCCTGTGCATCTGCGTGACCTGGGCAATACAGTGACCAATGCCGTACTGATTCTCAGTGAAGTGGGCAAACCGGTGAGCGCTGAACAAGCGGATTACGTCTGGTATACCGCCGCGGTCGAAGATAAGGATTATTGTGCTGAAATGCGCAAGCGCTAG
- a CDS encoding Crp/Fnr family transcriptional regulator, whose amino-acid sequence MYLLGEQPAYADQLINRLQNIPSQMLEGLAPSGEIIHVDQNDDLNACLPDNSLFIIENGLLHALVDERPLFYLQEGDLLGLRQGLDLPSCRYSCDEPLSLIPYSRTDAFNHIYADQNRQELLIQYLIGHTALLSDALVRLKQPDIRPSTGFQHFAAGEELIHQGDDAEHVFVIIEGHAEAFVDGHKVGDVQKDEIFGAMAVFTREPRSATVIASEACTVMLIPKDQFLSLMHSNPRIAHSLIENMARRIDLLNKEVTQLRLSNETK is encoded by the coding sequence ATGTATCTACTCGGGGAGCAACCCGCTTACGCCGACCAGCTGATTAACCGACTGCAGAATATACCCAGTCAAATGCTGGAAGGTTTAGCCCCCTCAGGCGAGATCATTCATGTAGATCAAAATGATGACCTAAATGCATGCCTGCCCGACAACAGCCTGTTTATCATTGAAAATGGCTTGCTGCATGCACTGGTAGATGAACGCCCGCTGTTCTACTTGCAAGAAGGCGACTTACTCGGGTTGCGTCAGGGCCTTGATTTGCCCAGCTGTCGCTACAGTTGCGATGAGCCACTGAGCTTGATCCCCTATTCACGCACTGATGCGTTCAATCACATCTATGCCGACCAGAACCGTCAAGAGCTGCTGATTCAATACCTGATCGGCCACACCGCTTTGTTGTCAGACGCACTGGTACGCCTGAAGCAACCAGACATTCGCCCCTCTACCGGCTTCCAGCATTTTGCCGCAGGTGAAGAGCTGATTCACCAAGGCGACGATGCCGAGCACGTATTCGTGATTATCGAAGGCCATGCCGAGGCATTCGTCGACGGGCATAAAGTCGGTGACGTGCAGAAAGATGAAATCTTCGGTGCCATGGCTGTCTTCACCCGCGAACCACGCAGCGCCACGGTTATCGCCTCAGAAGCTTGCACCGTCATGCTGATCCCCAAAGATCAGTTCCTTAGCCTGATGCACAGCAACCCGCGCATAGCTCACAGCCTGATAGAAAACATGGCACGGCGCATCGACCTACTCAACAAAGAGGTCACCCAGCTACGCTTGAGCAACGAGACGAAGTAG
- a CDS encoding TfoX/Sxy family protein, with translation MNDELQHLKNLGKTSAQWLHAAGIHSANDLRRLGAVSAYRAVKARGFRASKVLLYSIEGALLDVYWNELPEAHKAELNGQLDAGSSRNKS, from the coding sequence ATGAACGACGAGCTGCAACACTTGAAGAACTTGGGGAAAACATCCGCCCAATGGCTGCATGCGGCGGGCATCCACAGCGCAAATGATCTGCGTAGGCTCGGGGCAGTGAGCGCCTATCGAGCGGTAAAGGCACGCGGTTTCAGAGCATCAAAAGTGTTGCTTTACTCGATTGAGGGGGCACTGCTGGATGTTTACTGGAACGAGCTGCCGGAAGCACATAAGGCCGAATTAAACGGCCAACTTGACGCAGGAAGCTCACGCAATAAGAGCTAG
- a CDS encoding bifunctional aminoglycoside phosphotransferase/ATP-binding protein, protein MSQALIEALQNPALYPHPVDSFQVIETHISWVLLTGEYAYKIKKPVNFGFLDFTELSGREHFCGEELRLNQRLAEGLYLQVVPINGSVEAPNLSEDGPVIEYALKMRQFPQEQMLSEIQARGELNEAHIDALAKQIAQFHISAPKVPQEHELGTAEAVMAPVLQNFEQARAMLSDKTDLQQLDALQAWAETSFERLKPLLTQRKADGFIRECHGDIHLGNITMLDGKVTLFDCIEFNEPFRLTDITSDIAFLAMDLEDRGLKCLARRFVSNWLEHTGDYASLQLLNFYKAYRAMVRGKVSLFRLGQEQSAVQRAVILRQYRKYAALAESYSSIPSRFLAITHGVSAVGKSQVAMRMVEALGAIRLRSDVERKRLFGEQTEANKGQQNQGIYDQDSSIATYQRLHEIADAALHAGFPVVVDATYLKLEQRHAAMQIAEETGVPFLILSCNAPTEVIAGWLKQRQQEAQDPSDATMQVIETQLANREKLTSTELVNEQCIETNDSASLDSLVARIRQRLPGL, encoded by the coding sequence GTGAGCCAAGCCCTGATTGAAGCCCTGCAAAACCCGGCCTTGTACCCGCATCCGGTCGACAGTTTCCAGGTAATTGAGACACACATTTCCTGGGTATTGCTCACTGGCGAGTATGCCTACAAGATCAAAAAACCGGTTAATTTTGGTTTTCTCGACTTCACTGAATTGAGCGGCCGTGAACATTTCTGCGGTGAAGAACTACGCCTTAACCAACGGCTGGCCGAGGGCTTGTACCTGCAAGTGGTACCAATTAACGGCAGCGTCGAGGCGCCAAATCTATCTGAAGACGGCCCAGTAATTGAGTACGCGCTAAAAATGCGTCAATTCCCGCAGGAGCAGATGCTCAGCGAAATACAAGCTCGCGGCGAACTCAACGAAGCGCACATAGATGCCCTAGCCAAGCAAATTGCTCAGTTTCATATCAGCGCCCCAAAAGTCCCACAAGAACATGAGCTGGGAACTGCAGAAGCCGTTATGGCCCCAGTTCTACAAAATTTTGAACAGGCTCGCGCCATGCTCTCGGATAAGACCGACTTGCAGCAGCTCGACGCTCTGCAGGCTTGGGCTGAAACCAGCTTTGAACGCCTCAAGCCACTGCTGACCCAGCGCAAGGCAGATGGTTTTATTCGTGAATGCCACGGCGACATCCACCTTGGCAATATCACCATGCTTGACGGCAAGGTCACTCTGTTTGACTGCATTGAATTTAACGAGCCGTTTCGCCTGACTGACATCACCTCTGATATTGCTTTTCTGGCCATGGACCTTGAAGACCGTGGCCTCAAGTGCCTTGCTCGACGTTTTGTCAGCAACTGGTTGGAGCACACCGGCGATTACGCATCACTGCAATTGCTGAATTTCTATAAAGCCTACCGAGCGATGGTTCGCGGCAAAGTCAGCCTGTTCCGCCTGGGCCAGGAGCAAAGCGCGGTGCAACGTGCAGTTATTTTGCGGCAATACCGCAAATACGCAGCGCTGGCTGAAAGTTACAGCTCAATTCCTTCACGTTTTCTGGCTATCACCCACGGTGTCTCAGCGGTTGGCAAAAGCCAGGTCGCCATGCGCATGGTTGAGGCGCTTGGGGCCATCCGCCTGCGCTCTGATGTCGAACGCAAGCGCCTGTTTGGCGAACAAACGGAAGCCAATAAAGGTCAGCAAAACCAAGGCATCTACGATCAGGACTCCAGCATTGCGACCTACCAGCGCCTGCATGAAATTGCTGATGCAGCCCTGCACGCCGGCTTCCCAGTCGTGGTCGATGCAACCTACCTCAAGCTTGAACAGCGCCATGCTGCAATGCAGATTGCCGAAGAAACTGGCGTGCCGTTTTTGATTCTCAGCTGCAACGCACCGACCGAGGTCATTGCCGGCTGGCTCAAACAGCGCCAGCAAGAAGCTCAAGACCCATCAGATGCGACGATGCAAGTCATCGAGACGCAACTGGCCAACCGCGAAAAACTAACAAGCACTGAGCTGGTTAACGAGCAATGCATCGAAACCAACGACAGCGCTAGCCTCGACAGCCTGGTTGCGCGGATCCGTCAACGTTTGCCGGGCCTTTAA